The proteins below come from a single Lentimicrobiaceae bacterium genomic window:
- a CDS encoding cupin domain-containing protein, translated as MNLPEKNNIFKIKSSPAPGTESFETIVSGSTFIERIVSCEHNTPENQWYDQDKDEWVILLQGNASILFEDNYTESLTAGDYLFIPAHIKHRVTYTSKNPPCIWIAVHGHFSQ; from the coding sequence ATGAACCTGCCTGAAAAGAATAACATTTTTAAGATTAAAAGTTCACCTGCGCCAGGGACAGAATCTTTTGAGACCATCGTATCAGGCAGTACTTTTATTGAAAGAATTGTATCATGCGAACACAACACACCTGAAAACCAGTGGTATGATCAGGATAAAGACGAATGGGTTATCCTGCTACAAGGCAATGCTTCAATACTTTTTGAAGATAATTATACTGAGAGTTTGACTGCCGGAGACTATTTGTTTATACCGGCTCATATTAAACACAGGGTCACTTACACTAGTAAAAACCCTCCATGCATATGGATTGCAGTGCATGGTCACTTTTCTCAATAA
- a CDS encoding threonylcarbamoyl-AMP synthase, translated as MLLKIYPENPNPKHIRIVTECLMDGGIIIYPTDTVYGMGCDIFKSKAIERIAQFKGIKVEKANFSFICNDLSQLADYSKPISNEVFKLMRKNLPGAFTFILNASNNVPKLIQSKKKTVGIRIPDNNIPLEIVKELGHPIMSTSIHDDDEIIEYTTDPELIYEKFNSIVDIVIDGGYGDNEPSTVIDCTEDEIIIVREGKGILR; from the coding sequence ATGTTGCTAAAAATTTACCCTGAAAACCCCAACCCCAAACACATCCGTATTGTAACTGAATGCCTTATGGATGGCGGTATCATTATTTACCCTACCGACACTGTTTATGGAATGGGATGTGATATCTTTAAATCTAAAGCTATTGAACGGATTGCTCAGTTTAAAGGTATCAAAGTAGAAAAAGCCAACTTCTCATTTATTTGCAATGATTTAAGCCAGCTTGCCGATTATAGCAAGCCTATCAGCAATGAAGTATTCAAATTAATGCGAAAAAACTTACCCGGCGCTTTTACTTTTATTCTTAATGCCAGCAATAATGTCCCCAAACTGATTCAAAGTAAAAAGAAGACCGTTGGTATTCGAATTCCTGACAATAATATCCCACTCGAAATTGTGAAAGAGCTGGGGCACCCGATTATGTCAACTTCCATTCATGATGATGATGAAATAATTGAATACACTACTGATCCTGAGCTCATTTATGAAAAGTTCAACAGTATTGTTGATATTGTTATTGATGGAGGATATGGCGATAATGAACCTTCAACCGTGATTGATTGTACTGAAGATGAAATAATTATTGTGCGTGAAGGGAAAGGAATTCTGCGATGA
- a CDS encoding UDP-glucose/GDP-mannose dehydrogenase family protein: MKITIVGTGYVGLVTGTCFAEVGINVVCVDIDEKKIENLKKGISPIYEPGLDGMIARNVEKGRLHFSTDLPSTVNDSDVIFIAVGTPPDEDGSADLKYVLDVARTIGQHMEKHMLVVTKSTVPVGTAKKVRNAIQDELNQRGLSIEFDVASNPEFLKEGDAISDFMKPDRIVVGVESEKAEDIMSRLYKPFTLNGHPIIFMDVPSAEMTKYAANAMLATKISFINDVANLCEIVGADVNMVRKGIGSDQRIGPRFIYPGIGYGGSCFPKDVKALIMTADKVGYPMRILKAVEYVNEDQKSILFNKFMNYYDGKVKGLTVALWGLSFKPQTDDMREAPALVIIEKLLAQGCKVKAYDPVAMEETKRRIGNSIEYCKDQYETAMDADAILLLTEWTEFRFPNWNVIKKLVKKPVVFDGRNIYDRGELQGMQFDYFCIGVNTNN, translated from the coding sequence ATGAAAATTACAATCGTCGGAACAGGTTACGTAGGACTCGTAACAGGAACTTGCTTTGCTGAAGTTGGTATCAATGTGGTTTGCGTTGACATTGATGAGAAAAAAATAGAAAATCTAAAAAAAGGAATTTCACCTATTTACGAACCTGGTCTTGACGGGATGATAGCCAGAAACGTTGAAAAAGGCAGGCTGCATTTTTCAACAGACCTTCCCTCAACGGTGAATGACTCGGACGTAATTTTTATTGCTGTAGGAACTCCACCTGATGAAGATGGAAGTGCAGATTTGAAATATGTACTGGATGTTGCCAGAACCATTGGACAACATATGGAAAAGCATATGCTTGTTGTTACAAAGAGTACTGTTCCCGTAGGAACGGCAAAAAAAGTCAGAAATGCCATACAGGACGAACTTAATCAAAGAGGATTGAGCATTGAATTTGATGTGGCTTCCAATCCTGAGTTTTTAAAAGAGGGGGATGCAATCAGCGATTTCATGAAGCCCGACAGAATAGTTGTTGGTGTTGAATCTGAAAAAGCAGAGGATATCATGTCAAGACTTTATAAGCCTTTTACTTTAAATGGCCATCCTATCATTTTTATGGATGTTCCTTCTGCTGAAATGACAAAATATGCTGCAAATGCCATGCTGGCTACCAAAATCAGTTTTATTAATGATGTAGCCAATCTTTGCGAAATTGTTGGCGCAGATGTTAACATGGTTCGCAAGGGAATAGGCAGCGACCAGCGTATTGGCCCCCGCTTCATTTATCCGGGCATTGGTTATGGTGGCTCATGCTTCCCAAAAGATGTGAAAGCCCTTATTATGACAGCCGACAAGGTTGGCTATCCCATGAGAATTCTTAAAGCCGTTGAATACGTAAATGAAGACCAAAAGTCAATACTATTTAACAAATTCATGAATTATTATGATGGGAAAGTAAAAGGACTTACAGTTGCACTTTGGGGACTCTCATTCAAACCTCAAACTGATGACATGAGAGAAGCTCCGGCGTTGGTTATCATTGAAAAATTGCTGGCACAGGGTTGTAAGGTAAAAGCTTATGATCCGGTAGCAATGGAAGAAACCAAGCGTAGAATTGGCAATTCTATTGAATATTGCAAAGACCAGTACGAAACGGCTATGGATGCCGATGCCATTTTGCTTTTAACAGAATGGACAGAGTTTCGTTTCCCGAACTGGAATGTTATTAAAAAACTTGTCAAAAAACCAGTGGTTTTCGATGGCAGAAACATCTATGACCGTGGAGAACTTCAGGGAATGCAGTTTGATTATTTCTGCATAGGAGTTAACACCAATAATTAA
- a CDS encoding DUF4199 domain-containing protein: MEANIENNQNEPQGGVTLFKNALVYGLLTGGAYILASLLFYSLDVDPGSKVQYLTFLILIAGIIMGIKQFRDKHSGGFLSYGRCLGTGVVISVVVGIIMAIYVYLFFSYFDPGQLEKMAEMAEQRLVDQGLTDEQIDQAMVMTRKFMNPVFSAIMSVFSMAFWGTIISLIVSIFLKKNDESFDGAFNQ, translated from the coding sequence ATGGAAGCGAACATTGAGAATAACCAGAATGAGCCCCAGGGAGGTGTTACCTTGTTTAAAAACGCATTGGTTTATGGACTTTTAACAGGTGGAGCCTATATACTAGCTTCATTGTTGTTCTACTCACTTGATGTTGATCCGGGCAGCAAGGTTCAATATCTTACATTTCTGATTTTGATTGCCGGAATAATCATGGGCATCAAACAATTTCGTGACAAGCATTCGGGTGGTTTTCTCTCTTATGGCCGGTGTTTGGGAACCGGAGTTGTTATTAGTGTGGTTGTAGGGATTATTATGGCTATTTATGTTTACTTGTTTTTTAGCTATTTTGATCCGGGTCAGTTAGAAAAAATGGCTGAAATGGCTGAACAAAGATTGGTTGATCAAGGGCTTACTGATGAGCAGATAGATCAGGCAATGGTGATGACACGAAAATTTATGAATCCTGTTTTTTCGGCAATCATGAGTGTTTTTTCGATGGCTTTCTGGGGGACAATAATTTCGCTTATTGTGTCAATTTTTCTTAAAAAAAATGATGAAAGTTTTGATGGAGCTTTCAATCAATAA